In Strix uralensis isolate ZFMK-TIS-50842 chromosome 18, bStrUra1, whole genome shotgun sequence, one DNA window encodes the following:
- the OSER1 gene encoding oxidative stress-responsive serine-rich protein 1 isoform X2, translating to MRSTASLSVGEGTSPRALVRTVADETKPKNACTSKETWHGSMKKPSRGVVRTQRRRRSKSPILHPPKFIHCSTKSHSTCSQLVHKGQTDAQDDSSGFGMHVPKEACADEQCSIAPDVGRTGADVESLGASVTQLASENRQDTSPAAVPLVSKASLKTTELSDFESMSRLNTNKPCACAGGACQCKRWQDMEVYKFSGLQNTLPLAPDRTTVSEDHSQSLPSRTPSSSPRSCSEQARAFVDDVTIEDLSGYMEYYLYIPKKMSHMAEMMYT from the exons ATCTACTGCTTCTCTCTCTGTGGGTGAAGGGACAAGTCCAAGAGCACTGGTTAGAACAGTGGCAGATGAAACCAAACCTAAAAATGCGTGTACTTCTAAGGAAACCTGGCATGG GTCTATGAAGAAGCCTTCAAGAGGAGTTGTGAGAACCCAGCGTCGCAGGCGTTCCAAGTCTCCAATTCTTCATCCTCCAAAGTTTATCCATTGCAGCACAAAATCTCATTCCACGTGCAGCCAGCTAGTGCACAAGGGCCAGACTGATGCCCAGGACGACAGCAGTGGGTTTGGGATGCACGTCCCAAAGGAAGCTTGTGCAGATGAACAGTGCAGTATTGCTCCTGATGTTGGCCGGACAGGAGCTGATGTTGAGTCTTTGGGAGCTTCTGTTACGCAGTTGGCATCAGAGAACAGACAGGACACCTCTCCAGCTGCCGTTCCTCTAGTGTCCAAAGCCAGCCTAAAGACTACGGAGCTTTCTGACTTTGAATCTATGTCCAGGCTGAACACGAATAAGCCATGTGCATGTGCAGGTGGAGCCTGTCAGTGTAAACGATGGCAAGATATGGAAGTGTACAAATTCTCTGGCTTGCAGAACACCCTCCCGTTGGCACCTGATAGAACAACAGTTTCTGAGGATCACTCCCAGTCTTTGCCATCAAGAACTCCCTCAAGTTCTCCACGCTCTTGCTCTGAGCAAGCCAGGGCCTTTGTGGATGATGTGACTATCGAAGATCTTTCAGGATACATGGAATATTATTTGTATATTCCAAAGAAAATGTCTCATATGGCAGAAATGATGTACACCTGA
- the OSER1 gene encoding oxidative stress-responsive serine-rich protein 1 isoform X1, whose translation MKTEAKDGEEESLQTAFKKLRVDTAGSTASLSVGEGTSPRALVRTVADETKPKNACTSKETWHGSMKKPSRGVVRTQRRRRSKSPILHPPKFIHCSTKSHSTCSQLVHKGQTDAQDDSSGFGMHVPKEACADEQCSIAPDVGRTGADVESLGASVTQLASENRQDTSPAAVPLVSKASLKTTELSDFESMSRLNTNKPCACAGGACQCKRWQDMEVYKFSGLQNTLPLAPDRTTVSEDHSQSLPSRTPSSSPRSCSEQARAFVDDVTIEDLSGYMEYYLYIPKKMSHMAEMMYT comes from the exons ATCTACTGCTTCTCTCTCTGTGGGTGAAGGGACAAGTCCAAGAGCACTGGTTAGAACAGTGGCAGATGAAACCAAACCTAAAAATGCGTGTACTTCTAAGGAAACCTGGCATGG GTCTATGAAGAAGCCTTCAAGAGGAGTTGTGAGAACCCAGCGTCGCAGGCGTTCCAAGTCTCCAATTCTTCATCCTCCAAAGTTTATCCATTGCAGCACAAAATCTCATTCCACGTGCAGCCAGCTAGTGCACAAGGGCCAGACTGATGCCCAGGACGACAGCAGTGGGTTTGGGATGCACGTCCCAAAGGAAGCTTGTGCAGATGAACAGTGCAGTATTGCTCCTGATGTTGGCCGGACAGGAGCTGATGTTGAGTCTTTGGGAGCTTCTGTTACGCAGTTGGCATCAGAGAACAGACAGGACACCTCTCCAGCTGCCGTTCCTCTAGTGTCCAAAGCCAGCCTAAAGACTACGGAGCTTTCTGACTTTGAATCTATGTCCAGGCTGAACACGAATAAGCCATGTGCATGTGCAGGTGGAGCCTGTCAGTGTAAACGATGGCAAGATATGGAAGTGTACAAATTCTCTGGCTTGCAGAACACCCTCCCGTTGGCACCTGATAGAACAACAGTTTCTGAGGATCACTCCCAGTCTTTGCCATCAAGAACTCCCTCAAGTTCTCCACGCTCTTGCTCTGAGCAAGCCAGGGCCTTTGTGGATGATGTGACTATCGAAGATCTTTCAGGATACATGGAATATTATTTGTATATTCCAAAGAAAATGTCTCATATGGCAGAAATGATGTACACCTGA